TATTGTTCCACAGGGAACGACTTTCTTCAGCAGGATCTACTTTGCTTTGTGCATCATCGACGGCGGGACCTTTACCGTGTTGATCACAGTATTTGGTAGGCTCAGTTCCACTAATGAAAGTCTCTAGTTCTTTTTCGGGACAGGCTGCTGTAGCTAGCTTGCCGGACTGCGGATTGATGTATACGCTGACCACGCCATCTGGAATGGGAAAAATCTTAGGCGGGATATTTTCCAGCGCTTTTTCAGTAAACTCTGCGAAAATTGGAGCTGCGCGTCGACCGTCGGTAGTTGCGATATCGCGCCCCTTGTCATATCCAACCCAAACGGCAGTGGATAACTCGGGGGTGAAACCTACCATCCAACCGTCTGTATCCGTAGTTCCGGTCTTGCCGGCTACCGGACGTTTGATTATAGAAGCTACGCGATTTCCTGTCCCCCCAGTCTCAAATACCCCCTCCATTAAACGGGTCAATACATAGGCTGCAGATGGATCTACAACGGCTTCACCCTTTGGCTGTGGTGCTTCGTACAGCACCATACCATTTGAATCCGTTATTTTTAGAATGGCTGTGGTTGGCATTTTCTGACCACTGTTTCCAATAACAGCGAAAGCTGAAGCCATTTCTAGGGGACTGATCGGTGAGGTGCCGAGTGCCAGTGATGGCACGCTTTGAAGCGGACTGTCAATACCCATCTTGGCTGCCATCTCGCTCACTTTATCCGCGCCGATCTTCATGATCGTATTCACAGCATAGATATTGTCGGATGCTGCAATAGCTTGCCGCATGTTGATCTCGCCCAGATACTTATCTCCGAAGTTCCGAGGCTGGTAGGTTTTGCGATTGTTATCATAATGGAACATCGTTGGCTGGCTTTTGAAAACGGAAAGGCCAGTCATCTCTTTGGAGGAGAGGGCGGCTAAATACATGATCGGCTTAAAGGACGAGCCAGGCTGGCGTGTGGTGGCCAGAGCATGATTGTATTGGTTGGTACGATAATTTTTTCCGCCGACCATTGCTTTAATGTAGCCAGTGCGAGGATCGATAGATACAAGAGCAGTCTCCAGATCACTCTTTTGATCCATCTCCTGGTCGACCGCATGTTCTGCGGCATGCTGCATGTCAGGGTCAAGGGTAGTGTAAACATTTAGTCCGCCTTGTTCTAACTCATCACTGCTGATGTGAAGAGATTCTGTGGCCAGATTGCGGATATAATCCCTGAAATAAGGTGCAGCCACAGTGGTATCCTTCTGGCCTTGTGGTTTTAAGTTCAAATCCTTCTGAACAGCCTGTCCCGCTTCTTCTTGTGTGATTTCTCCTAAATTAGTCATGACGGTCAAAATGATTTTTTGCCGTTTTTTAGCGTTGTTTAAATGATTGTACGGCGAATAATAGGTCGGTCCTTTTGGAATCCCAGCTAGCATGGTACTCTCTGCCAAGTCTAAATCTGCTGCAGATTTACCAAAATACATCTGAGAGGCTGCTTCAATGCCATAGGCACCATGACCATAGTAGATGTTATTTAAATACATGTTCAAGATTTCATCTTTGCTGTATTTCATCTCGAGCTGCATCGTATACAAGGCTTCTTTAGCCTTGCGCGTCCATGTCTTCT
The window above is part of the Paenibacillus sp. FSL K6-0276 genome. Proteins encoded here:
- a CDS encoding PBP1A family penicillin-binding protein, encoding MTRESTNPPKRKSRFRRLFRLLVAMIILFLLTAGALLGYLYQKDLPPIGDDVRSKLYDSRDNILATFTSDGRSRDPVKLNQISPLLIEATLAVEDRKFYEHTGFDMKGMARAVLVNLEEGNRTQGASTLTQQLARNLYLSHEKTWTRKAKEALYTMQLEMKYSKDEILNMYLNNIYYGHGAYGIEAASQMYFGKSAADLDLAESTMLAGIPKGPTYYSPYNHLNNAKKRQKIILTVMTNLGEITQEEAGQAVQKDLNLKPQGQKDTTVAAPYFRDYIRNLATESLHISSDELEQGGLNVYTTLDPDMQHAAEHAVDQEMDQKSDLETALVSIDPRTGYIKAMVGGKNYRTNQYNHALATTRQPGSSFKPIMYLAALSSKEMTGLSVFKSQPTMFHYDNNRKTYQPRNFGDKYLGEINMRQAIAASDNIYAVNTIMKIGADKVSEMAAKMGIDSPLQSVPSLALGTSPISPLEMASAFAVIGNSGQKMPTTAILKITDSNGMVLYEAPQPKGEAVVDPSAAYVLTRLMEGVFETGGTGNRVASIIKRPVAGKTGTTDTDGWMVGFTPELSTAVWVGYDKGRDIATTDGRRAAPIFAEFTEKALENIPPKIFPIPDGVVSVYINPQSGKLATAACPEKELETFISGTEPTKYCDQHGKGPAVDDAQSKVDPAEESRSLWNNIKRWWLN